From Cannabis sativa cultivar Pink pepper isolate KNU-18-1 chromosome 8, ASM2916894v1, whole genome shotgun sequence, a single genomic window includes:
- the LOC115698654 gene encoding cystinosin homolog: MASWNWIPLEIAYEILGWIAFASWAIALYPQIILNFRRKSVVGLNFDFVVLNLTKHSSYLVYNAALYFSSTVQNQYLLKYGSGQMIPVAANDVAFSVHAVLLTAFMLFQIAIYERGGQAVSKISLLILSVVWLVAGVCTFHALPNHSWLWLISVFNFIAVFLTAIKYTPQAFMNFKRKSTDGFSIEFILFDFSGGVANYAQMTVQSIDQNSWVNFHGNIGKILLALISVFFDLIFMCQHFLLYRARRVAIPSSSSKEKKSVEFQMIPSKHSEEKISLIKCVDDEHEPENV, from the exons ATGGCATCATGGAATTGGATTCCCCTCGAAATAGCATACGAAATTCTGGGTTGGATTGCATTTGCTTCTTGGGCAATTGCTCTTTACCCACAAATCATTCTTAATTTCCGAAGAAAAAG CGTAGTGGGGTTGAATTTTGATTTCGTCGTACTCAACTTAACAAAACATTCCTCATATCTCGTTTACAATGCTGCCCTTTATTTTAGTTCCACTGTCCAAAACCAATATCTCCTCAAATATGGCTCTGGACAG ATGATACCTGTAGCTGCAAATGATGTTGCTTTTTCAGTTCATGCTGTTCTTTTAACAGCATTTATGTTGTTCCAAATAGCAATCTATGAA AGAGGAGGTCAGGCTGTCTCTAAGATTAGTCTTTTGATTCTCTCTGTTGTGTGGTTGGTTGCTGGAGTTTGTACTTTTCATGCTTTGCCAAACCATTCCTGGCTTTGGTTGATCTCTGTCTTTAA CTTCATTGCAGTGTTTTTGACAGCCATCAAATATACTCCTCAG GCATTCATGAACTTCAAGCGAAAGAGCACCGACGGATTCAGTATTGAATTTATTCTATTTGATTTTTCTGGAGGAGTTGCAAATTATGCTCAGATGACTGTACAGTCCATAGATCAAA ATTCTTGGGTGAACTTTCATGGAAACATTGGGAAGATACTTCTAGCCTTG ATATCTGTATTCTTTGATCTTATTTTCATGTGTCAACATTTTCTTCTTTATCGGGCGCGGAGGGTAGCGATCCCTTCTTCTAGCagtaaggaaaaaaaatcaGTTGAATTTCAAATGATCCCTTCTAAACACAGTGAGGAAAAAATATCGCTTATCAAGTGTGTGGATGATGAGCATGAGCCGGAAAATGTTTGA
- the LOC115701097 gene encoding uncharacterized protein LOC115701097 codes for MREIVTLQVGGFANFVGSHFWNFQDELLGLALDPHADQAFSNQNLNMDVLYRTGETHEGTVSYTPRLVSVDFQGSLGSMSSRGTLYGENSHAESNVLTWDGNISTHALEPHKKNLFLQRLHVEEHGNSTLLNDGNSSLPKEIHDNDVVESLQNDVQFWTDFSKVHYHHQSLYELTGLGMDAQEFDNYGAGRDAFTEGLRGEEIGDRLRFFVEECDHIQGFQFIVDDSGGFSGLAADFLENIADDYTNIPVLLYTVRGPVSHVNPRSRKQTVSRDLHDAVSFSRLSPFCKLIIPIGLPSLSTSKAAMNLNIKDEMLYHSSAVYAAALHSISLPFRMEQGGPTSDPRDISGSMNVNELVQMLAAQARENMVAIMDVAMPAPSLTGTQFNQTLLGSLQSLTPEINENAEDLQAVESICAHGTFSSGLKRASVPEVKDMVEASYKQATSRPMFCHLSVARCPLPIPLPFPSIFGNLVGQQGELLGSPISGFSSRGSLDVHSIPMAARLRSSNAVLPYLDNRLGKLRRYGVERGAPGAQLLRSWGFEQDELQDMGEMLSKMVMTLNPESLISSDSD; via the exons ATGAGAGAAATCGTCACTCTTCAAGTTGGAGGCTTCGCAAACTTTGTTGGCTCCCATTTCTGGAACTTTCAG GATGAATTACTTGGGTTGGCTTTGGACCCTCATGCTGATCAAGCCTTCagtaatcaaaatttaaacatGGATGTGCTGTACCGTACTGGTGAGACACATGAG GGCACTGTTTCTTATACTCCTCGCTTAGTTTCAGTTGACTTTCAAG GATCCCTTGGGTCTATGAGTTCGCGTGGAACATTGTACGGTGAAAATTCACATGCTGAATCAAATGTTTTAACATG GGATGGTAATATTTCTACCCATGCCTTGGAACCTCATAAGAAGAATTTGTTTTTACAACGTTTGCACGTTGAAGAACATGGAAATTCAACTCTCCTAAATGATGGGAATAGTAGTCTTCCAAAAGAGATTCATGATAATGATGTAGTTGAAAGTTTACAAAACGATGTACAATTTTGGACAGACTTCTCAAAAGTTCACTATCATCACCAGAGTTTGTATGAATTAACTGGATTAGGAATGGATGCACAAGAATTCGATAATTATGGGGCTGGAAGAGATGCTTTTACCGAGGGTTTAAGAGGAGAAGAAATTGGTGACAGGCTTCGCTTTTTTGTAGAGGAGTGTGATCATATTCAG GGTTTTCAATTCATTGTGGATGATTCAGGAGGCTTCTCTGGTCTAGCGGCAGATTTCTTGGAGAACATTGCTGATGACTACACGAACATTCCAGTATTGTTATATACTGTTCGTGGCCCTGTTTCTCACGTGAATCCCAGGAGCCGGAAGCAGACTGTCTCTAGGGATCTTCATGATGCAGTTTCATTTTCAAGGCTTTCACCCTTCTGTAAACTGATTATACCTATTGGCTTACCTTCTTTGAGTACAA GTAAAGCTGCAATGAACCTTAACATCAAAGATGAAATGCTGTATCATTCAAGCGCAGTTTATGCAGCCGCACTACATAGCATTAGCCTCCCATTTCGAATGGAACAAGGTGGGCCTACTTCGGATCCACGTGATATTTCAGGCTCCATGAATGTTAATGAGCTTGTACAGATGCTAGCAGCTCAAGCCAGGGAGAATATGGTGGCTATCATGGATGTCGCGATGCCAGCTCCTTCCTTGACtg GGACACAATTCAATCAGACTTTGCTTGGTAGTTTGCAGTCATTGACACCAGAGATAAATGAGAATGCAGAAGACTTACAGGCAGTAGAATCCATTTGTGCCCATGGAACATTTAGTTCAG GACTTAAACGGGCTTCAGTTCCTGAAGTAAAAGATATGGTTGAAGCTTCATACAAACAAGCAACATCAAGGCCCATGTTTTGCCATCTCTCTGTGGCTCGATGCCCTCTTCCAATTCCCTTGCCTTTTCCCTCAATCTTTGGCAACCTCGTTGGGCAACAAGGGGAGCTGCTTGGCAGCCCGATCAGCGGTTTCTCATCAAGAGGTTCTCTTGATGTTCACTCCATTCCCATGGCAGCTAGACTACGTTCAAGCAATGCTGTGTTGCCATATTTGGATAATAGGTTGGGGAAGCTTCGTCGATATGGAGTCGAGAGAGGAGCACCTGGGGCGCAGTTACTTAGAAGTTGGGGCTTTGAACAGGATGAGTTACAAGACATGGGGGAGATGCTATCGAAAATGGTGATGACATTAAATCCTGAATCTTTAATATCTTCAGATTCAGATTAA
- the LOC133029989 gene encoding CO(2)-response secreted protease-like: MTNINIIIVLVLPFLSLQWLLISGSPTPTTNQIPKHYVIYMGAQKASSNVTKKDVKVADELAHLQLLSSIIPREEKERISLIHHYHHAIRGFSAMLTDNEVSLLLGHNSEVVSVIEDKIVEPQTTRSWDFLEAGMQSKWGLDKPLTNNTIIGVIDSGIWPEAKSFNDKGIGPIPSKWKGICESASDFNPSSNCNRKLIGARFYLPLPKNARNEEMSPRDSTGHGTHVSSTAAGAVVGGASDKGMGLGNGTARGGAPSARIASYKVCYSGGGCSTAAILKAIDDAISDGVDILSISISYNSPSSNSFLNDPFAIGAFHAEQNGILSVFAAGNAGPTPSTVGHTAPWMFSVAASTIDRDFRSVIHLGNGQTVNALGINYSKLSRSSIYPFMLGKEAAITSSVVSIAEKCYDESLDIKKISGSIVVCVDGGNSSRLDFVGLERSKGVIIYTEVTALASTNTFPSVIVNNIPDYHILLNYFYSTANPRATIYPTVEIPKLYKPAPMVANFSSRGPGYFTENILKPDIMAPGAAILAAARDTTNFRFDSGTSMACPHVSGAAAFIKSVHPTWTPSIIKSALMTTASAYDNRGKPLTNELNVMASPHEAGCGELNHMKAVDPGFVFNTTTQDYFNFLCYYGYTEAMIKSVIKGVNLQCPKNSRPELITNINYPSISIGNLKRQQSTPTIVKRTVTNVGPSTLTYTARVNSPKGLVVKVNPDTIVFSNSLNKVSFEVSFDGKGASNGYNFGDITWSDALNHSVRLVYAVKVV, from the exons ATgactaatattaatattattattgttctcGTACTACCTTTTCTCTCACTGCAATGGCTGCTCATTTCTGGCTCACCCACGCCGACTACAAATCAGATCCCCAAG CATTATGTGATATATATGGGAGCACAAAAAGCATCATCAAATGTAACCAAAAAAGATGTTAAAGTTGCTGATGAATTAGCTCACTTGCAGTTACTCTCCTCCATCATCCCaag GGAAGAGAAGGAAAGAATATCTCTAATCCACCATTATCACCATGCAATTAGAGGATTCTCTGCTATGCTTACAGATAATGAAGTTTCCCTTTTATTAG GTCATAATAGTGAAGTGGTATCGGTTATTGAGGATAAAATAGTTGAACCACAAACTACTCGTTCATGGGATTTTTTAGAAGCGGGAATGCAATCAAAATGGGGTTTGGATAAGCCACTCACCAATAACACCATTATTGGTGTAATAGACTCAG GGATCTGGCCGGAGGCTAAAAGTTTCAACGATAAAGGAATAGGGCCAATACCTTCAAAATGGAAGGGAATTTGTGAGAGTGCATCAGACTTCAATCCCTCCTCCAATTGTAATAG GAAGTTGATAGGTGCAAGATTCTACCTTCCTCTTCCTAAAAATGCGAGGAATGAAGAAATGTCACCAAGGGATTCCACCGGGCATGGAACACATGTGTCGTCCACCGCAGCGGGTGCTGTAGTAGGCGGAGCTTCAGACAAGGGTATGGGTTTAGGCAATGGGACTGCGAGAGGTGGTGCACCATCAGCAAGGATTGCCAGCTATAAGGTGTGTTATAGTGGTGGTGGTTGTTCAACAGCAGCTATATTAAAAGCCATAGATGATGCCATCAGTGATGGGGTTGACATACTCTCTATTTCAATTTCATACAATTCACCCTCTTCCAATAGCTTCTTGAATGATCCATTTGCCATTGGTGCTTTTCATGCTGAGCAAAATGGTATCCTCTCGGTTTTTGCAGCCGGTAATGCCGGCCCGACTCCTTCCACAGTAGGCCACACCGCACCCTGGATGTTTAGTGTCGCAGCTTCCACCATTGATAGAGATTTCAGGTCCGTGATTCATCTTGGAAATGGCCAAACTGTCAAT GCACTTGGCATTAATTATTCAAAACTATCACGGTCATCTATATATCCATTTATGCTTGGAAAGGAAGCAGCTATTACTTCTTCAGTTGTATCAATTGCAGA AAAGTGTTACGATGAATCTTTGGACATAAAGAAAATCAGTGGAAGTATTGTGGTTTGTGTTGATGGTGGAAACTCATCACGTTTAGACTTTGTGGGTTTAGAAAGGAGTAAAGGAGTAATTATTTATACGGAAGTAACTGCGCTTGCTTCTACCAATACTTTCCCATCAGTAATAGTGAACAACATTCCAGACTATCACATTCTTCTAAATTACTTTTACTCTACAGC GAATCCAAGAGCAACAATTTATCCAACAGTTGAAATTCCAAAATTATATAAACCTGCACCAATGGTGGCTAACTTTTCATCAAGAGGTCCTGGATATTTTACAGAAAACATTCTAAAG CCGGATATAATGGCTCCCGGAGCGGCAATTTTAGCTGCTGCTAGGGACACAACAAATTTCAGGTTCGATTCTGGAACCTCTATGGCTTGTCCACATGTATCTGGGGCTGCTGCTTTCATCAAGTCTGTTCATCCTACATGGACTCCTTCTATAATCAAATCAGCACTTATGACAacgg CAAGTGCATACGACAACAGGGGAAAACCATTAACAAATGAACTAAACGTTATGGCAAGTCCACATGAGGCTGGATGTGGAGAATTAAACCATATGAAAGCTGTAGACCCAGGgtttgtattcaatacaaccacACAAGACTATTTTAATTTCCTGTGTTACTACGGTTATACAGAGGCAATGATAAAATCTGTAATTAAGGGAGTAAACTTacaatgccctaaaaactcACGTCCAGAACTCATCACAAACATTAATTACCCTTCCATCTCTATTGGCAATCTAAAACGACAGCAATCAACTCCTACAATCGTCAAAAGGACTGTAACCAATGTGGGACCCTCCACCTTAACATACACTGCTCGAGTCAATTCTCCCAAAGGCTTAGTTGTAAAAGTTAATCCTGATACGATTGTGTTCAGCAACAGTCTAAACAAGGTTTCTTTTGAGGTGTCGTTTGATGGCAAAGGGGCTTCTAATGGATATAATTTTGGAGATATTACTTGGTCTGATGCTCTTAATCATTCTGTGCGTCTTGTATATGCTGTCAAAGTAGTATAA
- the LOC115700809 gene encoding large ribosomal subunit protein eL42 yields the protein MVNVPKTKKTYCKSKECKKHTLHKVTQYKKGKDSLAAQGKRRYDRKQSGYGGQTKPVFHKKAKTTKKIVLRLQCQGCKHVSQHAIKRCKHFEIGGDKKGKGTSLF from the exons ATG GTGAACGTTCCTAAGACCAAGAAGACTTACTGCAAGAGCAAGGAGTGCAAGAAGCACACCCTTCACAAGGTGACTCAATACAAGAAGGGAAAGGATAGTCTTGCCGCCCAGGGTAAGCGTCGTTATGACAGGAAACAATCCGGTTACGGAGGTCAGACCAAGCCAGTCTTTCACAAGAAG GCCAAAACTACCAAGAAGATTGTGCTTAGGCTTCAGTGCCAAGGTTGCAAGCATGTCTCTCAGCACGCAATCAAG CGTTGCAAGCATTTCGAGATAGGTGGAGACAAGAAGGGAAAGGGAACTTCTCTGTTTTAG